Within Octopus bimaculoides isolate UCB-OBI-ISO-001 chromosome 20, ASM119413v2, whole genome shotgun sequence, the genomic segment GGATTCCTTTCAAATGTGAAAGAAGAACAAATAGAGTCCAGTGAGTTTACTTAGAAACAAGATATGTTTATGGACAACATTTGAATTGATGGCTTCAGAATCAATAACTGAATAACATACACACCTATTGCACCATACTTGTATATAATGGCGCAGAGGGCCTCAAGCCAGAGATGTTTAAGGAACAACTGAAGACTTCTTGTAGTTTAAGTGGGGACAAAATAAGCTTGGTGGAACTGATCTCTTTCCAAGCTGTGTTCACAAGAATGGATGGAATATAGAACTACGAGTTCAAGAAACAGTCATGGACTTTGCAATAATGCCATCAGTATTCCCAGTTACGATACGTATccttgaaataatataaattaacagGAATTGCAATAAGTTCTTAGTTTAGGAAGCTTGAATCAAATGCATATAACCTCTGCTCTGAGAGTGACAGCTCAAATAAAGAGGAGGAAGATGTGAGGGCCATTTCGAATCATTGTCCTTCATTATAAACATCTCATCAGTTTGATTAAGCCACAAAACATCCATTCAGCTCAAAGCAATATATAAAAGCCAGACctcgaggaggaggaagaaaataatgtctgtctgtgttgGCAAAAATTATTTAATGAAGTTTGAAAATTTGGATAAGTTGATTTGCCACGGGGAGATGAGAAGACAGATGTTTGGAGCAAAGCCCTTCGTTAGAGTAAAAGAAAacgtttttcttcctctctctcttcctgcgAAGATGCTAGGTCCATCATCTTACCAcacaaattcttcaaatttttctaaataatttgTATAGATTTGTCTTCTAACGACTTGACATtagcaaaatgtttcttttttttttttttttatatcaattagTTGAGTTCGTTTAGTTCACGAGGAAGGGCGCTCATTTTCCTGTGCTTCAGATGTTCTGTGATGATTTGGCTAAACTGAGGATGTTGTAgtaactggtaagccagaggaagTAAAAACTGGATGGTGGAATTGAAGATGTCACCACCAAAACAAAAGAGGTTGATTCCCAGCTCTAAGCCTTCACCATAATCACATTCATCATTTGCAAATTGAATCAAAGTCATCAGTTCTTGTAATGGCTCAAAATTTTGGTTTCTGTCTTCTTCAGTTTTACTGTCAAGAATCTTCTGGAACATTCTCTTCAAAGCagctggaagaagaaaaaaaggaaataaacatcTGTAAGTTGAAGGATGTGGCAAGGAtcaaaataaacatatgtaaagatatatttttatgatgttcCTCTACAGGAGTCAAACATCAACAACTTCTACACAATCATACTTTTTATTTGAGAGTCACTACAGTTCCTGTGGAGTCAGAGGAGGATTCTGAAGACATATTCCAAAACAACTGAGAGTGTCTACTTGTTGTGTGGCTGCTGTGTACTGGGAGACGGGGAGtttagtcagagagagagagagagagagtcagtctTCATACTATAAATATGAAAGTCACCTTCAATGAtacaaatagttaaaaaaaaaaagaacaaaagagaagTTTTTAAGCAAGATCTACCTGGAGTTTCTGGTATTGGACGGTAACCAACTTCATTCTTGTCTAACTTGACCACAATTCCAGCACCATGGAAACCTTTGCATACTGTTTTCTTGTCTCGTTCCTTCATCGATTTGGTTTTCAACTCCAGATTGAAGTCAAGCTTTTTTGCCCATTCAGTTAAATCTGATTGGAGTTGAATGGCAGCAGATTGCTTTGGTTTGGCAAGTTTCTTTGATTTAATGCTTTCAGCCAAATAGAAACTGGAATGGGAAGAAAAATACCAAAATGGAATTATTTGTCCTAacttcagcaaaacatttcattatgaaaaaatatatatacaaacacacacacacacatatatacatacatacacatgtatacacacacacacacacacacataaatacatacatacatacacatgcacacacacaattttctcATCTACTCCGAAACCTCTATGTGTCTACTtgaaatgctaaaaatagcaaccaagttgCTCCCTCTCAAATCACACTGAAACAACTTTAACATGGGATACAAAGAAGTAGGTTATCCTATCTCTGAGAAACTTTAATGAGTGTAGATCTGATCAATCAGGGTTTATCTAGGCTGGAACTGGTtggaaacaaaatcaagaaaagcCAACAGTTCATGAGGAAATGTCCACTTACAATACCAGTCACAGGTTACATTATACAAACATAGATCAACCCTAGCACTTGATGCGAAATGGTTTAGCACAAGGAAATGTTGGTCTTCTAGTAATTCTTGCCCCAGCTAGATTACTTTATGTGGACCCTCGTACTTCACTGGTCCTTAATTTTACTGATCCCAGAAGGGAGAACTTCACAACATAGAGAGCTTGCTATTAAATAGCACAATaaattttgtccaacactctacCAATTCTAGTGACAAGTCTAATGTGCAGTATGTTATAAAGGGGTATCTTAGTTTAATAGTACATGGCATTCAGCTAGAATTTGAGAGGTACAGGGTTCGATCCTCTGTAGAGGCTTGCTGGTCACATATTTcactggcagtgccccagcatggccacagccttaaggccaaaacatgtaaaagagtaaagacagaACACAGTAATATAAAACTATGACAATGCTGTGTTACCTGAGAGCTGCAAAAAGGTTTTCACCACGTGGAATGATGGCAGGACTTTCTTTGGCAGAATTAGCAGCAACAAAGACTGGTGCCTCTGTCGGGACATCTCTGTAATTCACAAGAAAACCATAAATTCAAAAGGGAGGGTGCTTCTCAAAAAGGCAGTTTATTTCCACGGAAACATggaaagaaaatgattaaaattttctTACCTGAAATAACCTAAATGGAATTGAGTTGTGTCATCGCCACGAATTACTGTCTGGAACTCTGGAGGGTCCAGGTAATAGCGCCAGTGAATGAGGTAGTTAGGGTAACGACCCTTGCTGTTTTTGCCATTTAATTGCTTGTGTTTACCAGCCAAAATATCAAAAGGTCCAACTAACTGGAACCCAAGAACATTACTGAAGCaatctggaaaaagaaaaatttcttaaaattaaaattaactgaaCAAAAGATACATAATGATAGCAAGACATGGATGATGAATGTAGAGGCTATGTGAAGGCTGGAAAATGCACACTGGacactctgtacagtggttggtCACAGGAAGGGTTAAACAACGACAGTCTATTTGTCTGTTAAGCCAACAAGGAACATTCTACAGTCatgtgacctgctagaaacagcagctgagTCTACCTCAAATAATGCTGTTTAGTTTTtaagaaacaaagacacaaagtaaCAATCCTGGATAGATTCAAAGTggagcaaaaaaaagaaacaggatggtcatggctggaacatcaaAAGTTTGTCTAGTTGACCTGTggttcaacaacaacacaaagaataaataacaaaaaaaaatacaacagatCTTACTGGTGGGATTTTCTGGATTAGTTGCTTCACAGAACTTCCAGAGTTCATAAAAATCGTCTGGCATGTCAAATAAGAATTTCTCACGAATGTTTTCCTTGATGTCTTCAGGGGAAGGTGGAGGCGTTAAAGTTAACTCTTCTTCACATTTATCTGAAAaggattaaaaagataaaaagtctTTGTAAAACgaaatgtgattaaaaaaaaaaaaaaaagaaacccttttTGATATCCGCCTTTCCTTGCTGAAGCAGATCCCCTGCgaccaaatgcccttcctgtcagcaACACTCATCTGTTTCAAAGGAAAGTAACATTTATCGTTGATGGCCAGACAcggaagaaatgaaagacaccacttgtatgacagtgacactcatttacaactatcgtaTGATGTTGAGATCAGGAAACACAatcacacccccacacacagtGGGATTCCTTGCTCAAGTTGCCGTGCGATTGGACTAAACCCGAAgtcttttttaaaataatgtatatctatGGGATCGACAGATGTATACAACACAATTTGGCAGaggaccagcaatttcaagaaaaGGAGTTGGTTACATCGACACCCAGTAACCACCTGGTCctttttgcccagtgtgttaatgattgtCTTTATACAAGATATTAGGAAAATATAATGCTCACCTTGGCTTCCTTTATCCACGGGTTTGCTAGATTCCCCTGATGTTCCAGGGAGGCTCTCATCCTGCAGCTTTGCATCATCACTTGTCTTTTCAGTCTCCCTTAAtacatcagtgtcatcatcagaTGATGTAGACCCCGTTTTATGTGGATCTAATTTGGGCTTTTTAGAAAAAGGCTCTGTATTATCCTTTGCAATAGAAGaaagtttgcatttatatatatatacacacacatacatacatatacataacatatataactGGGACGCTATCAGTTACGAAGACACAGGTTCCAGCTGATAGCCAATCAACAGAACTACCTGCTTCTGATatcaaaatgagtaagacaagattAGGTAAATTTACCtcttcaattctccagaattatatttggaaaaagaCTCATACACATTAATATCCATCCATAGACATCGGAAAGATaaggaattttgtttttaaatatctcGGTCAAATGAATGAGGCTCATGTTAAAATGGCATACAGAAACTCGACTAATTAACAAAATAGACGTTAGTATGACAAAAATTGACTCGGAATGCAacacagaaaagaatattgattgttaaacacccaAAATTATTTAGATACTTTTTATTAGCAATCTCAATTACAATCGGgtcaaatttgagaaaaaaattcttggagaaaaaaaaaaaaggtacctaTCACCTCTGCTTCAAACTCTTTCAATTCCAACAACAATGGTGACCAATTTTTATTTCTGAggatgatgcaatacttgcaaggTAATGGTTTCAAATAGGTAGGGAGACAGTTACGAGGAATCAGAGACTACTCATTTTGTTCGtcgcaccaataataataaactttttgCATAGTGCTCTGGTGCACTACAACCAGTcggaaaaaggtaaaaaaaaaatttgcgggtggtggggtggggaatAGAAAACAGCAATATGTAAAAAAAGGGGGCAATGATAACCAAACGTGCATTCGTAATAGAAATATAACCCCAAAAGGGAGAAGATTGAACAGCAAAAGTCATAAAGAGGAAATACATTAGGAGTAGATTGGGGAATTTCGGGAAACGGAATTTTTGAGAGATGCAGTGTTTTAAAAGAGACGTGGTTAGTTTATTTCGATGGAAGGATTTCTAGAGATGCAATGATCTACCTATGTGCCACAAATCCATCAAGAAAGAAATTTTGGCGAAGCTATATTTTAGCGGGCAGTGAAATACTTTTAGTTTGCTTGTTAAGATTTCTTTGTTATACGCAACAAAATACctaaacatgttttcatggaacatCAAAGTTTCATCTTGTTCTTTTTAAATCTGTAAACATTAaccttttgttttacattttcaaataaaataacccAAACAGTCATTGGATCCCTTTTAATAAACCCCTTTTTCATATAAGAACATGTTGCCGTTTCTAtggtttcaaaaataaataaaaacttgaaaAGTGATACTGAGAATTTTTCACGCGCCATAAATATATTCTAGCAGGTATTACAATAAAAATGCAACCAATATATCAGcgactgcattatctaatatatctttCCTTTGTAAAAGACTATAGTAAGGTAATAAAAGAAgtctggctgttatttcaagcagctCGAGCTGCGTAGGCAGGAAGTGTCAGAAATTAGAAGGATAACAGAAAATACGTGTCGTTTATCTGTTTGGCAAGGAATATTCTAACATATGTGAAACGATTCTGAAGAGAAATTTGtaggatgaataaataaaaaggggGTGACATTTGGCGGGAAACTCGAGTTGTTTACAATATTATTACACGTGCTGAGACAATAGATGAATATGTCAAACTGACCTGGTCATCCTGGCTCTGCTGCTCTTCACTTTCAGGTTTATTTGGGTGGCGGTATTCCCGCAAGTGATTCGGATTCTTCCTATAACATTTCTCACCATATTTACACATTGGTCGTTTATCTTTATTCGCCGTGACAACGGTGACGGGATTTACAGCTGCCATGTTTAAACTAAGAAATTTATCTCCTAGAACGGAGAGTTCGTTGCTCTTTCAACAAGAAGCAATGTTTCGGGCCAGTAAAGCGACCGGAACCTCTTAATTGCTAACCGTAGCTTTCGTCTTTTATAATTGCATCCTCACCTGAGAAGCTTTGGGACTCGCACACACCTCTCCACTACTCCCAAGTTGACTGGTATGAGAGGTCATCCTTAGTCGTAAAGCAATTCTTGACACTTTGGAAAGGAAAATCTTTTCCTTCTGTAATTCAAGCTATCATTTCATTTTGGGCCCTTCTCATTTTCTACTTTTAAATCGGCATATATCTCTCGAGTCATTTTTGTCTGGCAGTACAGGCAACCACTACTTCGCTGAAAAGGTCTAATAGGACTGAAACATGTCCAAAGTTGTCATCATGCTGCCAAGATCAGACTCATTCTCTACATAATTACCTGCATACTaatttggttggtctggggccatagtagaagacacttgcccaaggtgccacacagtgggactgaacttaacaTCACATAgttaggaagcagacttcttGATACCCTGGTTTACAGCATTAAATTACAAGCAACCTGGGAACATTTCCTGCGAGCTGAGTCAAGCTGGTTAAGTCCTTCCAGGGATGGGAAAATTGCAGAACCTTTTTAATTAGATGTCTGTTATCTTATTGACTCAGACAACCATGTTCTCtcccctctatctttctcttctcctccttctaTCACTCTTCCAAGTGAGCTGTTATTGAATTTCACTCTTACATCTTCCTTCGGCTGCTTGAAATAACCATGGTAAACTTCTACATTGCCTTttagcctgttagaaatagcagccaaatatccctcaaactaCATTATACTGCTTAGAAAAAAGAAATGGGGGACTTATTGAGTAATGTAGTGCTAGTATACACCCTGTAtgaaaaaataagatgaaatggtcatggctgggaagCCTTTATTCATACATCTCCTTACTAAGGGCCAAGATAGGGCTAAACCATCACAATAGCAATAAATATTGTGTGAAGacagataatataataataataataataataataataatgaaattattgtctaCAGTGCTCAGGTcaaccgtttagcattcagatttctctgtcaaatctCATTTATTCAGGCAAAGCAATGTCCTCATATTAGCCTTGGGATCTTTAGACTTATGAGATGCTCACACAACTGGCCAGTGGGCCCATGCTTTAAGACAAGGAGGAAAAGGGAGCTGCCAGTACTGCtgattctgagagagagagagagaggatgattgatcccagtactcgattggtactttattttatcgacccagaaaggatgaaaggcaaggtagaTTTTGGTGAGGTTTGAACACAGAGTGCAGAAGGTTGAAGTGAATATTGCAGTCTATTTGACAGGCTAACAACTCCACCAATTGGCCACCTtttattaatgaaacaaaaacaccaaATATTTGATAGACAATAGTTTAATAAGTATAAATCACATTCATGGTTTACATAGTTTTACTACAAATAttaacagcattattattattatcattattattattacaaagaatTTGATAGTGAGGGACATATTTTTAACACTTGttaccaaaagaaaagaaagtgttacataaaatattaggttcaaattttggcacaaggccagcaatttccagtggggtggggtaagtcgattatatcgaccccagtttgcaactggtacttattttatcatccctaaaaggatgaaaggcaaagttgacctcagtggaatcagaacttagaatgtaaagacgtatgaaatgccactcagcgttctgtctggtgtgctaacgattctgccagctgaccacccTCCTCTGGTACATAGAGTAATATCTTTTCTTGACAAAAGGACAATTGATGTTTATCAAcgagaaatataattttcatactTTTAGCCATTTTGTCACATCTGAGgagatgaaaggaaaaactgAGCCTTTATTATTTGAATAGCTTAGTTAAAGGAGGAAATGTAGCATCTCTGACCCTTTTCAGGGACTGCTAGGCAGGAATTCTCCTCAAACTGGACACCTGGCCCCAAAACTTCCAGCAAAGTGGACATTGCTAAACACTTTCAGAGTGACCAAGTGATGGTGATTATTAAACTGGATAACAAATTAAACCCCAACAACCTCAAAACAGGATTAGTAATCCCTTCAGTGAGGATtcttcacagtttctgtcaaccagattTTGATTAATCTGAAGTTTTGGTGAAAGACACTTGTTTAAAGTGCCACACCCGAGATTGAACCTGATGCTATGTAGTTCCAAAGCAAACCGTTTAACCACTGAGTCAAACCCTTGAAATGGGAAGACAAGAGAAACTAGGGAGATCGATCTAGGTCTGCTCCTCTACTCTTCCTGCCAACTcgatttgtactttatttcatttggtACCCCTAAGGGTTGAAAGCAAAGTTCTACCCAgtggatttgaacctagaacgtaaaacCAGAACACGACCAAATATTAGACTTCATCAGTTTGTGCATTGTTCCTGCAGTTCTTCTAGTCTTCCTGCTACCGTCATAACAGACAAATgcccaaagaaaaaaaatctatatttttttgtaaaaaaacaaaaaaacttctttCCCcatgttcattattttattaaaaatttttcaatatttgaaaCACAAAAATATGACACGTCATCATTTACAGTATAAAATTAACAAGGa encodes:
- the LOC106877545 gene encoding histone PARylation factor 1 → MAAVNPVTVVTANKDKRPMCKYGEKCYRKNPNHLREYRHPNKPESEEQQSQDDQDNTEPFSKKPKLDPHKTGSTSSDDDTDVLRETEKTSDDAKLQDESLPGTSGESSKPVDKGSQDKCEEELTLTPPPSPEDIKENIREKFLFDMPDDFYELWKFCEATNPENPTNCFSNVLGFQLVGPFDILAGKHKQLNGKNSKGRYPNYLIHWRYYLDPPEFQTVIRGDDTTQFHLGYFRDVPTEAPVFVAANSAKESPAIIPRGENLFAALSFYLAESIKSKKLAKPKQSAAIQLQSDLTEWAKKLDFNLELKTKSMKERDKKTVCKGFHGAGIVVKLDKNEVGYRPIPETPAALKRMFQKILDSKTEEDRNQNFEPLQELMTLIQFANDECDYGEGLELGINLFCFGGDIFNSTIQFLLPLAYQLLQHPQFSQIITEHLKHRKMSALPRELNELN